The genomic DNA aggtgtatggggtgtctgAGAGGTGCCTGACGTgcaggagaggtgtatggggtgtttgagaggtgcatggggtgttggagaggtgtatgaggtgtttGAGAGGTGCCTGGGGTgttggagaggtgtatggggtgtttgagaggtgcatGAAGAGTGGGAAAGGTGTATGGAGTGtttgagaggtgcatggggtgttgaAGAGATGTATGTAGTGTTTGAGAGGTGCATGAGGTgcaggagaggtgtatggggtgatTGAGAGGTGCATGGGTgttggagaggtgtatgaggtgtttGAGAGGTGCACGGGGTgttggagaggtgtatggggtgtttgagaggtgcctggggtgttggagaggtgtatggggtgtttgagaggtgcctggggtgttggagaggtgtatggggtgtttgagaggtgcatGGAGTGTGGGAAAGGTGTATGGAGTGtttgagaggtgcatggggtgttggagagatgtatggggtgtttgagaggtgccTGAGGGGCAGGAGTggtgtatggggtgtttgagaggtgcatggggtgttggaGAGGTGTATGTAGTGTTTGAGAGGTGCATGGAGTGTGGAAAAGGTGTATGGAGTGtttgagaggtgcatggggtgttggagaggtgtatggggtgtttgagaggtgccTGGTGTGCAAGAGATgtgtatggggtgtttgagaggtgcatggggggttggagaggtgtatggggtgtttgagaggtgccTGGGGTGTTGGAAAGGTGTGtggggtgtttgagaggtgcatGGAGTGTTGGAAAGGTGTAggggtgtttgagaggtgcatTGGGTGTGGGAGAGGTCCATGTGGTGTtgaagaggtgtatggggtgtttgagaggtgcaaggggtgttggagatatgtatggggtgtttgagaggtgccTGACGTgcaggagaggtgtatggggtgtttgagaggtgcatggggtgtgggagaggtgcatgtggtGTTGAAGAGGTGTATGGGGGTGTTTGAGAGGTGCAAGGGGTGTTGGAGATAtgtatggggtgtttgagaggtgccTGACGTGCAgtagaggtgtatggggtgtttgagaggtACATGGGGTGTTGGggaggtgtatggggtgtttgagaggtgccTGGGGTgcaggagaggtgtatggggtgtttgagaggtgcatgggtgttggagaggtgtatggggtgtttgagaggtgcatggggtgtgggagaggtgcatgtggtgttgaagaggtgtatggggtgtctgAGAGGTGCCTGACGTgcaggagaggtgtatggggtgtttgaAAGGTGCATGGGGCGTTGGAGAGGTGTATGTGGTGTTTGAGAGGTGCCTGGGGTGTTGGAGAGGTGTAatggggtgtttgagaggtgcatGAAGAGTGGGAAAGGTGTATGGAGTGtttgagaggtgcatggggtgttggaGAGATGTATGTGGTGTTTGAGAGGTGCATGAGGTGCAGGAGAGATGTATGGGGTGATTGAGAGGTGCATGGGTgttggagaggtgtatgaggtgtttGAGAGGTGCACGGGGTgttggagaggtgtatggggtgtttgagaggtgcctggggtgttggagaggtgtatggggtatTTGAGAGGTGCCTGGGGTgttggagaggtgtatggggtgttttAGAGGTGCATGGAGTGGGGGAAAGGTGTATGGAGTGtttgagaggtgcatggggtgttggagagatgtatggggtgtttgagaggtgccTGAGGGGCAGGAGTGGTGTATGGGGTGTTtcagaggtgcatggggtgttggaAAGGTGTATGTAGTGTTTGAGAGGTGCATGGAGTGTGGGAATGGTGTATGGAGTGtttgagaggtgcatggggtgttggagaggtgtatggggtgtttgagaggtgccTGATGTGCAAGAGATgtgtatggggtgtttgagaggtgcatGGGGGATTGGAGAGGTGTATGGGGGTGTTTGAGAGGTGCCTGGGGGTGTTGTAGAGGTTtatggggtgtttgagaggtgcatGGGATGTTGGAAAGGTGTAggggtgtttgagaggtgcatggggtgtgggagaggtgcatgtggtgttgaagaggtgtatggggtgtttgagaggtgcaaggggtgttggagatatgtatggggtgtttgagaggtgccTGACGTgcaggagaggtgtatggggtgtttgagaggtgcatggggtgtgggagaggtgcatgtggtgttgaagaggtgtatggggtgtttgagaggtgcaAGGGGTGTTGCAGATAtgtatggggtgtttgagaggtgccTGACGTGCAgtagaggtgtatggggtgtttgagaggtACAAGGGGTtttggagaggtgtatggggtgtttgagaggtgccTGGGGTGCAGGAGATgtgtatggggtgtttgagaggtgcatgggtgttggagaggtgtatggggtgtttgagaggtgcatGGAGTGTGGGAAAGGTGTCTGGAGTGTTTGAGAGGCGCATGGGATTTTGGAGAGATGTATGGGGGTGGTTGAGAGGAGCCTGGGGTgagggagaggtgtatggggtgtttgagaggtgcatggggtgttggaaaggtgtatggggtgtttgagaggtgccTGGTGTGCAGGAGATGTGGTTGGGTGTCTGAGAGGTGCATGGGGGTGTTGGAGAGGTGCCTGGAGTGCAAGAGAGGTGTATGGAGTGtttgagaggtgcatggggtgttggagaggtgtatggggtgtttgagacgtgcatggggtgtgggagaggtgcatgtggtgttgaagaggtgtatggggtgtttggGAGGTGCAAGGGGTGTTGGAGAGATGTATGGGGTGTTTGAGAGTTGCCTGACGTGCAGGAGAGGTGTATGGCATGTTTGAGATGTGCATGCGGTGTTGGAAaggtgtatggggtgtttgagaggtgccTGGGGTgcaggagaggtgtatggggtgtttgagaggtgcatgggggtgttggagaggtgtatggggtgtttgagaggtgcatGGAGTGTGGGAAAGGTGTATGGAGTGtttgagaggtgcatggggtgttggaGAGGTGTATGGGGGTGTTTGAGAGGTGTTTGGTGTGCAGATGTTTTtggggtgtttgagaggtgcatgagggggggggggggttggagaggTGTGTGGGGTGTTTGAGAGGTGTCTGGGGTTCAGGAGAGGTGTATGGAGTGTTTGAGATGTGCATGGGGTgcaggagaggtgtatggggtgtttgagaggtgcatGGGGGTGTGGGAGAGAtgtatggggtgtttgagaggtgccTGGGGTgcaggagaggtgtatggggtgtttgagaggtACATGGGATGTTGGAGAGGTGTATAAGGGTgttggagaggtgtatggggtgtttgagaggtTCCTGTGTTgcaggagaggtgtaaggggtgtttAAGAGATGCATGGGCATGGGGTgcaggagaggtgtatggggtgtttgagaggtgccTGGGGTGCAGGAGAGGTGTATGGGGGTGTTTGAGAGGTGTATTGGGTgttggagaggtgtatggggtgtttgtAAGTTGCATGGGGTGTTTGAGATGTGCATGGGTTGGTTGAGAGGTGCCTGTGGTgcaggagaggtgtatggggtgttggagaggtgcatggggtgttggagaggtgcatggggtggtTGAGAGGTGCCGGGGGTgcaggagaggtgtatggggtgtgggagGGATCAGGAGTGAATTCCCTCTCTATCTAAACTGATTCTTATTCAATAATATCATCAATTTTCGGGAAACGTTTTATGctcagggaacaaggaaaaaaaaaagtttactgttCATTTCAGACAATATGCAGTATATAGCcaatttgaaattataattctctctttctctctctctctctctctctctctctctctctctctctctctctctctctctctctctgtatatatatatatatatatatatatatatatatatataatatatatatatatatatatatacatatatatatatatatatatatatataaatataaacatatatatatatatatatatatatatatagatacacacaaacacatacacacacacacatatatatatatatatatacatatatatatatatatgtatatatatatatatatatatatatgtgtgtgtatatatatatatatatatatatatatgtgtgtatatatgtatatatatatatatatatatgtgtgtatatatattcctatatatatatttatatatatatattttatatatatatatatatatatataacatatatatatatatatatatatatatatatgtgtgtatatataattatatatccatatctatatatatatatatatatatatgtatatatatatatatatatatgtgtgtgtgtgtgtgtgtgtgtttttgtgtgagtgtgtacatgTGCTTTTATTCATTCATACGCAAACATGCATAAGGATATATCTGTCAGTATACATTAGTAACAGCTTACACATCCTGAAACCATATGGGTTTTAGAAGTCCTGTGTCATCGAATGAAATCATTGATTATCTTCCACAACGCAAGAAAACAAAAAGAGGCACCTTGGAACTGTTGCAACATTTCAATGTAGGAAAATTCTGCCCTGGCAGTGAAGTGAGGTCATGTCCCAGAATAGTCTTGGGACGAAAGGTTTTGGGGTTGTTCAAGGACGGTAGAAAAGTGGCAAAGAGGGACGGAGAACACACAGGTCATCTCGTGACCTAATTTCATACTGTCTTTTATGATCCAAATCTTGATATCCAGTTAACTATATCCTAACTAATTAGGAAGGGATCGATGGATGATTGTCAGTTATGGAAACCAAATACCTGTTTGTGGTTGGAATGATTCAAGCAGCATTATTGATCTCGCAAGAAAAAGTATTTCGTTCAGTGATTGATCAACAACATTACGAGTTACTTAGTGTGGAAACTACTAAGTtcactattattaaaaaaaaatgaatgattctTGATTGTGAAGGTACAAGTTAAATCATTTGGAATTTGTTGTTTTGGGAAACACCAACATTGTTTCGGGGAAAAACCCAACAATGTCCCGCATGATTTCATCAAACGGCTCCCCACCTCCCATTACAGTAGGCCAACAGCTAGCAACAATTTTCTAAATATTGACGCATATACTGGGTGGTCCTATTCATAAAAGGTTAGTCgataaatatttgagagagagagagagagagagagagagagagagagagagagagagagagagagagctgggtttTGGCAGAGACAAAGACTTTTGATGAGTCTTCCCACTTGAGTATAAAGATGGAAATTAAATGAGTCAACTACACCTACGATAAATGCATATAtctgcacacatacaaacacacacacaaacacacacacacacacacacatatatatatatatatatatgcatgtatatatatatactgtatatatatatatatatatatactgtatatatatagtatatttcttaTTAAGGTTCATGATTATGAATGTCGTGATGAATCAAAATGGCATTTCATATTGCATTCTACTTTTGGGAAAGTCTGTATATATCTACTTGAAGCATTCCTTTGCAATTCAAATGCTTCCATTGTGTGGGTGGCCTTGTTGGGGTAGACAGTGgctgggaaggagggagggaggaagggaggtaggaaggaaggaagggaggtAGGAAGTAAGGAAGGGAGGGAGGAAGGCACATGTTGAGGTTATATCCtcaccctctccctctccctcttcctcctcctcctcgaaaTATTAATCACCTTTTCAATGAATTCGATAGGAAGAGTTTCCGTCAATTAAGTCTTCCCAGAATAATGAAAAAAGTACTCCTCTTATCATATCCacttacatataaatttttatattactttaaaTACAGTAACACTCAAGGGACAGTAATGCTAGgtctgcaaggagagagagagagagagagagagagagagagagagagtgagagagagagagagagagagagagagagagtgagagagagagcagttatggTCATCACGTGATCACCTGATATCTTCCAGtgagttgtctctctctctctctctctctctctctctctctctctctctctctctctctctctctctagtaggtaccccctacacacgcacacaaacttgTCTGAATACAAAAAGATGATAAATATTGACAAGAGAGGAAGCACTGTTGTCATCTAGAATTTTGAAAGATAACCGTCCCATTCTGATGAATTTGTGACGTTGGTAGGAGAGTGtggcaaccatatatatatatatatatatatacatatataaatatatatatatatatatatatgtatatatatatatatatatataaatgtatagatttatatatatgcaatgtgtatatatatatatatatatagatagataggtagatagatagttagatagatatccAGACTCTCGCTCTCTCTTATATaccggatacatatatatatatatatatatatatatatatatatctccaaaaatgcgtgagagagagagagagagagagagagagagagagagagagagagagagagacgcatcctAGTTTTCCGAAAGTATGTAGCATTACACTGCaagcacaacctctctctctctctctctctctctctctctctctctctctctctctctctcttgtcatcagggtcaatcaatatatatatatatatatatatatatatatatatgtgtgtgtgtgtgtgtgtatgtatatatgtatatatgtatatatgtatatatatgtatatgtatatgtatatatatatatatatatatatataaatatatatatatatatatatatatatatatatatatatatatatatataaatatatatatatatatatatatatatataatatatatatatatatatatataatatatatatatatatatatatatatatatatatatatatatatatatatatatatatatatatatatatatatatatatatatatatatatatatatatacgtatatatatatatatacgtatatatatatatatatatatatatatatatatatacgtatatatatatatgtatatatatgtatatacatatatatatatatatatatatatatatatatatatacatatattatatatatatatatatatatatattatatatatatatatatatatatataatctctactGTCATAATAATCACGTGACTCAATATTCAGCAAAAGTTAGTACATAGCGCATTCCTGCATTTTAATATACAAGCTTTATATTGCAGGCTTACCCTGAAAaagtcaaaatattattattattattattaatattatcattattattatcattagccaagctacaaccctagttttaaaagcaggatgctaaaagcccaagggctccaacaggttgaAAAGTcctaactattaacaacgtcaaaatagataaactataacaagacttgagtcagcctgttcaacataaaatcatttgctgcaactttgatatTCTGAAAtttttctgattcaactacccagttagaaagatcattccaaaacttcgtctattctggaataaaacttctagaatacaatgtagtattgagcctcaagatggagaaggcctggctattagaattaaatgcctgcccagtattacgaacaggatggaattgtccaggaagatttgaatgtaaaggatggtcagagttattcaaaatcttatgcaacgtgcataatgaactaattgaatgactatgccaaagattaatatataaatcaggaagaagaaattttttggaccgtaagtgtctgtccaataaattaagatgagaatcagcagctgaaggccagacaggaggatgatactcaaaacaatgtagaatgaaagaattaaaacacttcttcagaatagattgatcatggaaaatcttgtaagactttctcaataagcaagaGATAAAAAGAGAGGATTATCGTGATAGATATAGATAATGAAGATTCAAGTGATAAGTGATAGGGATACAAAAAGAGGATTGTATTGACAGGAATAGAAAGACATGATTAACATGATAGGGATAGAAAGAAAGTATTAAAGTGACAAGTATAAAAGGTTATTGAACTGAAAGGCATAGAAAGAAAGGATTGTAGTGATAGGGATACTAAAAGAGTATTGTATAAAAAAATGATTTAACTATTAGGGATAGAAAGAGAGGATTGATATGCTAGTAATAGAGAGATAGGATTGAAGTGATAAGTGATAGGCAGAGAAAGAGAGGGTTGAGTGATAGGGATAGGAAGAGACGATTGACATTATAGGGATAGAAAGAGAGGATTAAAATGACATGGATGAAAATTGATCGAAATGACAGGGATAAAGATAGAGGATTGACGTGATAGTGATACAGAGAGATGATTGAAGTAATAAGTGATAGTGATATGAAAAGAAGATTTGAAtggtaggataaaaaaaaaaagaggaatgaagtgacagggaagaaagagaggaaagaCAGTATAAGAATAGAGAGATGATTGAagtgacagaaaaaaaagaaaggattgaCATGATAAGAATAGAGTGATAGGTTTTAAGTGACAGGGAAGAAAAAGAGTATTGACATGATAAGAATAGAAAAAGAGGATTGAAGTGActaggaaggaagagaggatggacGTGCTAAGTATAGAATGAGAGGATAGAAGTGATAGGGATACAAAAAAGGGTTGAAGTTATAGGAATAGAAAGAGAAGATTGAAGTGGCAGGGATAGAAACAGATGATTTTCTAAATCATTAGGTGAGAGACGTAGGCATTtgttaaggtgcgattagattggagattaAACTCTC from Palaemon carinicauda isolate YSFRI2023 chromosome 34, ASM3689809v2, whole genome shotgun sequence includes the following:
- the LOC137626830 gene encoding mucin-6-like gives rise to the protein MHLSNTPYTFPPLHAPLKHPIHLSNTPGTSQIPHTPLQHPRHLSNTPYTSPTPRAPLKHLIHLSNTHAPLNHPIHLSCTSCTSQTPHTSLQHPMHLSNTPYTFPTLHAPLKHPITPLQHPRHLSNTTYTSPTPHAPFKHPIHLSCTSGTSQTPHTPLQHHMHLSHTPCTSQTPHTPLQHPCTSQTPHTPLLHPRHLSNTPYTSPTPHVPLKHPIHLYCTSGTSQTPHTYLQHPLHLSNTPIHLFNTTCTSPTPHAPLKHPIHLSCTSGTSQTPHTYLQHPLHLSNTPYTSSTPHGPLPHPMHLSNTPTPFQHSMHLSNTPHTFPTPQAPLKHPIHLSNPPCTSQTPHTHLLHTRHLSNTPYTSPTPHAPLKHSIHLFHTPCTSQTLHTPLQHPMHLSNTPYTTPAPQAPLKHPIHLSNTPCTSQTLHTPFPHSMHLSNTPYTSPTPQAPLKHPIHLSNTPGTSQTPHTPLQHPVHLSNTSYTSPTPMHLSITPYTSPAPHAPLKHYIHLFNTPCTSQTLHTPFPLFMHLSNTPYTSPTPQAPLKHLIHLSNTPCTSQTPHTPLLHEPLKHPIHLSNTPIHLSNIPCTSQTPPYTSPAPQAPLKHPIHLSNTPCTSQTPPYTSSTPHAPLPHPHAPLKHPHTPLLHPMHLSNTPYTSPAPQTPLKHPIHLSNPPCTSQTPHTHLLHTRHLSNNPYTSPTPPAPLKHSIHLSHTPCTSQTPHTPLHHPMHLSNTPYTSPAPQNMSEDM
- the LOC137626831 gene encoding mucin-2-like, which translates into the protein MHLSNTPYTSPAPQAPLNQPMHISNTPCNLQTPHTPLQHPIHLSNTPIHLSCTPGTSQTPHTPLLHPMPMHLLNTPYTSPATQEPLKHPIHLSNTLIHLSNIPCTSQTPHTPLLHPRHLSNTPYISPTPPCTSQTPHTPLLHPMHISNTPYTSPEPQTPLKHPTHLSNPPPPSCTSQTPQKHLHTKHLSNTPIHLSNTPCTSQTLHTPFPHSMHLSNTPYTSPTPPCTSQTPHTPLLHPRHLSNTPYTFPTPHAHLKHAIHLSCTSGNSQTPHTSLQHPLHLPNTPYTSSTPHAPLPHPMHVSNTPYTSPTPHAPLKHSIHLSCTPGTSPTPPCTSQTPNHISCTPGTSQTPHTPFQHPMHLSNTPYTSPSPQAPLNHPHTSLQNPMRLSNTPDTFPTLHAPLKHPIHLSNTHAPLKHPIHISCTPGTSQTPHTPLQNPLYLSNTPYTSTARQAPLKHPIHICNTPCTSQTPHTPLQHHMHLSHTPCTSQTPHTPLLHVRHLSNTPYISPTPLAPLKHPIHLFNTTCTSPTPHAPLKHPYTFPTSHAPLKHPINLYNTPRHLSNTPIHLSNPPCTSQTPHTHLLHIRHLSNTPYTSPTPHAPLKHSIHHSHTPCTSQTLHTPFQHPMHL